Below is a genomic region from Biomphalaria glabrata chromosome 3, xgBioGlab47.1, whole genome shotgun sequence.
ataaatacataaataccagtccatcaacttataaatatataaatgcataaataccagtccaggaagtaaacgtccaaccttcctggacagggagcaagaccttactgactaacacattctctcgcacattcaacgaagacttaatcactcagttcacaacacgtgcaacacttcgcattcataacaaggggatataacaatcatatcaaactaacattcattctcgccatacctctccctgacatcccCCCTCTCACGATATGACTGTTATTAGATAACAGtcattcaaatatatacataaatatacatacatacacacactgtgtcatacacatacttatatacatatatataaacatatatatctacACACAAATGTATATAATGTACATGAAAGTGAAATAGCCCTTATTAGCctaacaaaagaaatatgtcCAGCTATTTACaacaaagggaaagagagaaaagaataaatgagaaaagaataatgagaaaaaaaatagtggCATGGAGAGTTAAATTACAATTTGAAGTCGGCAGGCATAGTCCTTTCCacgttaatatttaatatgtaaaacaGCAAACATACAAGAAAAGATCAACTCCTATGTATAGCAATAATACACGACAAGATACCATCTCTAATAGTGAAGGCACGTTTCACATTGTATTGGGAAAAAATGAATTCTAACAATTATAACTAATACAACTATGCTAAGTCTTGACGGTGTATCTGCTAGTAGACAATGGtctgtagtcaaactgaattgtGCATCCTCCTGGGTATCAGAGGTATCTGTCTAGGCGTTGGACACTCACGCTACTAATGAAGTAATTCTACTCTCCATGTATCAGCTCTCTGCACTTTACCGGAAGGAAGCCATCTACTTGGTGCAACACACAGCAAGCTATTTCGGGTGAACTGTTTAGATAATACAATATATTAAGATTTggtacaacaacaaaaattaaaatacaagaagagGACAAAATAGGCTGAATTTTCTCTATTGCCAAGTCGCACTCGGGAATTCAGGTGACCCTCGTGGACATTCCCCTTCTCAGCAACTGGGAGAGGGGAAACACTAcgtcaagatttcttttttctttttcttggaagttttaggtacaaaaacatttgtagccTATTGGGGTCTGGTTTAACTTTATCCCCACCAACAACTTGAAAAACTTCTTTAAGacttatttttcttcttctggGGATTTTTAGGTAGAAAAAAATTTGTAGCCAATTGGGGTCTGGTTTTACTTTACCAGTACCAACAACTTGATAAACTCCTTTTGTTAGGTTTAATCTCTTCAATGGTTTGTGTATGTCGTGCGCGCGTGgagttttctttgcatttgaTGTTGGTGTTTTGGAGTATGGAAAGTGGTTTCTTTTTGGTGCGCTTGTTGTCTGgggtattgtgtgtgtgtgtgtttgcgtcgTCCTTGgttcccgcaagagagagagagagagagcttcttttgtgagctAGGTAGCTGGTCTGGTTGTTTGTTTCCCCCTTGTAAggggtgttaggctttgggctatgGGAAAGTGTGTCGCCCTTCCGCCCTTGGAGTTCTGCAGTAACTCTTGTTGTTGAGGTGTAGGGAGTTGAGGTTACGttgggcgccgagatggagtgtgagcgtGAAGGTGTGTTATGTAAATTTATTGGCGTGATAGtagactaattattaatttaatgatGATTTCAATGATAgtgatgtatatgtaaatatgttgataacttataattaattatcgttaaatattgttcatgttGATAGCTGTTGTTGTTCGCTGACTGTGCAGTTGGATGACTGTTGTTCGATGTTCGTGTTTTGCATGCAGTTGCCTTCGGGTTCTTGTGTTGCTCTGTTCAGGCTGGGGATACGGGACCATCATATCATGCCCTACTTGAGCGGCTAAAACCCCACCTGACAGAAATGGGGGCTCTGGGAAACAATATGTAAATGTCAACTTTGTGATCTCTGTGTCCTTGATTTGACCGCTAGGGTCAGTATAAAATGCAGATACATAATGGatatgttttgtatattttaaagtgatcagtaaatacatttatgaTGTTAAAGCGGTCTGCTGTTGTGCAGCACTGAATAGATTAGACGAGCATTCGTTGTATTTTGCGTAATGGGATTAGTTCACAATATGTATCGAGAAACTTAGAGTGTATATTTACTCTTTGAAACTATTGTAAcctgttcttttatttattgtcacCAACGCCTGAATCCTCTGACTCTGAGCGGCAACGTGTGAGTGGATCGAGTGCCTGTCGACGGGATCGACCTGAAACTGTGTGTCTTGCTGGCTGGTGTACCGGAACCGTCCTGAAGTTAGAACCGTTGGTCTGCTCCAGTGGCTTTGGTTGTCTGTGGCTTTTCTCTTCTGCGGAGCCTGGAGTGAGGCGATTTTCTTCCGACGCGGGATACTGAGCAGATAAGTCCTTGGCCCTGTTTTTGTCGATGCGCCCGTGATTTCAGTTAGCCCGTTGtaattaagaaataatatatattttttttcctttttatctcTATGATCTAACTTTGGTTTTTGTTAGCGATAGTTAGACTGTAAGTATTATTTAATAGTCTGTGTGATGGAGACGAGGTTGACTCTAACCGCCCAGTTCATCAGTGACGGCCGTGCTCTCGTGTATGATGGTGAGAGGTTGGAGAGGTATGTGACAGAGCAGAAGGCTGACTATGAGAGAGCCAAGAAGGAGGAGTTTGAAAGAGAGACGGCTAGGCTTGAGCGAGAGGAGAGATTAAAGAAAGAAGCGAAGGCAGAAGAGGAGAGAGTAAAGAAAGAGGCGAAGGCTGAGGAGAAAGCCAGACTTGAGCGTGAAGAGAGGGTGAGaaaagaggcgaaggcagagGAAGAGCGGTTGAGAAGAGAGGCGAAGGCAGATGAGGCCGCTAGACATGAATGGGAGGAAAAGGCCAGGCGTGAGGAACACGAGAGGTGGAAGGAGAGAGATGCTAGAGAGGAGCTCAAGAGAAAAGATGAACTGGAGTTGGCACGGCTTAAAGAGAAGTCGGGGCCAGAGGCAGGTGCAGTTGTAGGTCAGGCTGTTGAGATACGACAAAAGAGTGTCTTGGACAGGCTAGACAAGAACTTCCAAGGCATGAAGGAAGAGGACGATCTTCTGGCGTACCTGACGCACTTCGAGGCTGTAGCGGCAAGGTGTAAGATTGAGAGTAAAGAGTGGGCCCTACTGTTGTCATACAAGCTGACGACATCGCTCAAAAACTTTATGTTGAGGGACAGTCTGTTCCTTAGCGACAAGTATGAGGATGTCAAAACGGCACTTCTCCGCCACGCAGACATCAATGCAGAGACATACCGCAAAAGGTTCCACCACGTCAAACCACGGCAGAATGACTTCCGTGGGTATGTGACCGAGTTGAGAACCGCGCTGGACAACTGGTGTAAAATGGCTGAGGTCGGTAAGACAGTAGAAGAGATCAAAGatcttttcattaaaaataggaTACTAGAAAGCGTATCAAATGAGGTGTACAGGCAGCTCGTGTTAAACAAACTCAGCACAGTAGAAAACATGTTGGAGGTGATTGAAGGTTTCAAGGTTGCTGGTTCTGATGTAGCAATAAGAAAGGAAGAAAGTGTGTATGTGGCAGCAGCATGTTGTGAGCCTGTGATTAAGCAGAGTCCAATGGTTAAAAGAAAGGTAATTGTTTGCTTCAGTTGTGGTGAGCAAGGTCATAAATTAGCTGAGTGCCATAATGAATTTGTTGCCCAAAATAATGAGACTGATGTTGAGATTGTAAATCCCAATGATAGTATTAAGGACCAAGACCAGCGATCTAGACATAGATGACTAGAGGGTCGTCGCGATTCGGAAGGTCGCCGTGGGTATAAGCTGATGCCGGATCGCTATACTGTAACTGTCAGAAATTTGCCATTCAATATTAATTGTCAAAAGCTTAAGGATAGGTTTAGGGAATTTGGTTTGTTTGGTTTTGTGGAGGTTTTAGAGGCAAATGGGAAGTCCATGGGTGTTGGACATGTAAGGTTTAAGAACTTAGCAGACGTTGCTAAGGCGGTTAGATATTTGGACAGGTCGAAATTTGGTAATAGAAGTATTGTGGTAGTACCTCATCGTGTGAGCGCGAGAGGTTGACGAGAGGGTTAAGTTGGAAAGATGATAGCATTGGTAAATTTTGCGGGCGTGGTTTGATAGGCTAGCACACACATGAAAGTATTGCGTTACTATTTGGTTGAGTCATTGGTAAGGGAGTAAAATGTACATGATGAAGCTCATGTAATAGAGCATATACTATTGTAATAGTACAATCTTATCCTATTTGAATTTAGCAATTGGATCTGGGTTACGAATCTAGTTGCATTTTCTATCGTATAGGATGAAGATAATAATGACATGCAGAATTGTACCGTGGGGGGTATAATAGTAATATTACATTGTTCATTTATTGTTTCCTTTTAAAGATATCTAAGTTAAAGGAATGTTTAAGGCTTAAAGTGGTCTGGAGGGTTGGAAAAAATTAATACCTGTAATTTTAAATCGCTTTGGCGGTTTTGTACAGTAGGTTCGCCAGGGTACGCGGAGTTGTTTCATTTTACTGATCTATTGAGTCGGGGTCGGTCTGTTAAGGTGCACTGGAATCATGAGTGCGCGGAGGCAGGGTGCAGGCGTATCTGTGTAGGTACCCCATTCTACGTTTGCCTGATCCTTcattgccattttttcttcagacCGATGCTTCGGACAAAGGAATCTCCGGTATACTGAGCCAGTGCGTGAATGGTGTTCTGCATCCCGTCAAGTATGTGAGTCGCAAGTTGTTGCCTCGGGAGCAGAGGTATTCCATCATCGAGAGAGAAGGCTTGGCTATTGTATTTGCCATTAGAAAACTGGACAGATACCTTAGGGGAACGACGTTTCACCTTCAGACGGACCACAAGGCCTTGGCTTATCTTCGGAGCACGAACTTTACGAACCACCGTGTTACGAGGTGGGCGCTGATGCTCCAGGACTACAATTTCGACGTGTGTCACATAAAAGGAGAGGACAATATACTTGCAGACTTGTGCTCAAGACTGGTGTGATTGGCAcaaaaagactattttattaTAGCTATTGCTtgatatatatgaatatgtatgtaatatgtatTGCTTGTTTTATTATGCAATGTAATGTTATAATGTTTATGATGGATGTTGTTCTTTGCGACATCATCTCTGTGAATAATTCTGTGATTCTTCGGCTTCAATGTTGGGCAATGTGTCCTAATTTCTTTTGCTGTCTCTATACTTcagttttcaatttcttttttgaagactgGACTTGTCTTCGCAAGATCCAGTtagggggagaggggggatgtCGTGCGCGCGTGgagttttctttgcatttgaTGTTGGTGTTTTGGAGTATGGAAAGTGGTTTCTTTTTGGTGCGCTTGTTGTCTGgggtattgtgtgtgtgtgtgtttgcgtcgTCCTTGGTTccagcaagagagagagagagagcttcttttgtgagctAGGTAGCTGGTCTGATTGTTTGTTTCCCCCTTGTAAggggtgttaggctttgggctatgGGAAAGTGTGTCGCCCTTCCGCCCTTGGAGTTCTGCAGTAACTCTTGTTGTTGAGGTGTAGGGAGTTGAGGTTACGttgggcgccgagatggagtgtgagcgtGAAGGTGTGTTATGTAAATTTATTGGCGTGATAGtagactaattattaatttaatgatGATTTCAATGATAgtgatgtatatgtaaatatgttgataacttataattaattatcgttaaatattgttcatgttGATAGCTGTTGTTGTTCGCTGACTGTGCAGTTGGATGACTGTTGTTCGATGTTCGTGTTTTGCATGCAGTTGCCTTCGGGTTCTTGTGTTGCTCTGTTCAGGCTGGGGATACGGGACCATCATATCATGCCCTACTTGAGCGGCTAAAACCCCACCTGACAGTGTACTCTGTGAAATGGTCTCAGGACATGAACAATAAACTGACAATGAATAAGTTCCTTATCAATAAGTTCCTCAGTAGTTACTTCATTAAACCGACAATCAATAAGTTCTTTAGTAGTTAACacattttcacttttttctcttttatatgGTTTGTCACTAATATCATTTTCAATATAATGGCAGTCATTTAGTTCCTTAttagttaagacattttcaattaatacttccttatcttcaatctctctcatatcattaataatataattacaaTCCTTTAGTTCCATATTGgttaagacattttcaattaCTTTTCCCTTTTCTATCTCACTGATATCATAAACAGTATAATTACAATCATTTAGTTCCTTACTTGATAAGACATTCTCAATTTCTTCATTATCTTCTATTCCacttatattattatcaatatccAGACAGTTATTTTGTTCCTCATTAGTTAATATGTCattttcaatttctattttatagttCACATCTCCCTGTAATGACAGTTTTACTTCCAGTTCCATTTTCAACTTTACCACTTCTATTGCCtttctttctaattctaattttgatctttctagatctagtttttgtcggtttaaatcttttaatctttctagatctagtttttgttggtttaaaacaaactctcgTAATTCATCACCCTCAATTCCAAACATGTGGGCCTGTTCTATTAATACCTCAATTGACCTAGGTTTAAACTCGTCCAGTTCTATTTCCAACTTTACCACTTCTATTGCGTTTCTTTCTAATTCTAAatttaatctttctagatctagtttttgtcggtttaaatcttttaatctatctagatctagtttttgttggttttaaacAAACTCTCGTAATTCATCACCCTGAATTCCAAACATGTGGGCCTGTTCTATTAATACCTCAATTGACCTAGGTTTAAACTCGTCCATGGTAATCacaaataataagaaatattactgaATAAGCGTAAATTAACTTATAAAGGTTAAGTTAACAAGTAACGTTCAATTTACATaagacaataaattataaaaaggatcaacaaaaaaaatttcaccCTTTATCTCCCCTACTGAAAAGGTAATGTACACTAGACCCTGAATGCTCGATacaacagacaaaagaaaactcAACTTATCTGTGTCTGATGCTAGGAAAGAAATGACAACTCTTTCCACACGACAGTGTTGCTTTAAGAATGTAGAACTTCTGGAGTGTCAGGTCGCTGTTCGGCCTCCTTGTAAACGCTTTATGACTCACAGCAGATTTAGAGAAtgaaacaaatagaaaacaaaattattcaaacattgatatgatattaatagtaataataatgccAATGGgagcataaaaaaaatgattatctaGTCAGGTAgtacaataatttaataataatccaACATCAATGTAGTAAAGGTAGATAAATCACGATTACTTGAGTAATTGCATTCATGTAGAATAATTCAATAGTAAATGAaaactagtagtagtagtgtctctttaaatggtgatgtccctttaaatggcgatgtctctttaaatggcgatatCTCAAAATCCAATAATCCAATAGTAAGTAAGTAGtagtgtctctttaaatggtggtgtccctttaaatggcgatgtctccaaatggcgatgtctctttaaatggcgatgtctctaaTTCCAATAATCCAatactaagtaagtagtagtagtagtagtagtgtctcattaaatggtgatgtccttttaaatggtgatgtccctttaaatggtgatgtctctttaaatggtggGTGACGCAATGACCTCGGTATACAAGAAGTAGCTGCAAGTCCACATTAGTCAATGACCTTTCGTAGAGTTCTGGTAGACTGCTTGACTTCAACAATAACGTGTGgatggcgaaaaaaaaaagttcctccgTGTTctcaaaaatgtaaacaatgtcaagttCTTCGATGTGTGTCGAAAGACTCTCAAATACTGGCCGAACGAGGCCCAAAAATGTCAACGAGTAGTAGGTTACAAATGATACAGATTGCCTTGAATCCAACTTTAGTAGACAATGCCATGTACAATAGTTACTGTCCCAGACCGGACGAAGCTCAAAAAATTCGGTATCCTTTTCTTTGCTTGTGTtgcttattctttattttcttatcgACTTCTTCAACGTGACGAATGACATAACAGGTATAACTGACCTGCCCGGACTAGCCCTCAGATAGATGTCAAGAATAACACTGTATTAATACACCGGTTAatacactggtgtttaataatacaggtaacaggtacaacgatACCTGCCCGGACGAAGCCTCCAGATGTCAGAGGCTcgtaattatatatatgtactatATACTGTTGCTATGCTGCTCTGCTCTGCTTGTCTCTCTTGGTTGGTGTGTTTCTTGACTTGGCTCGTTAGGGGGTATGAATCCTCAATAACACTTAACAATACTTGTTTAATTATTCAAATAAGAACAGTTACCACTAGATAGCCTACACATCAACTCCAACTCCAAATCTCCAagaatatatcaatattttaatatccaatattgctcaagtaaatattaataaacaaaacaccagtccatcaacttataaatacataaataccagtccatcaacttataaatatataaatgcataaataccagtccaggaagtaaacgtccaaccttcttGGAcagggagcaagaccttactgactaacacattctctcgcacatttaacgaagacttaatcactcagttcacaacacgtgcaacacttcgcattcataacaaggggatataacagtACAGTGTCAattgacgcctcactttcaagggaagttgataaccgtctgtccagtgccagtagcgcttttggacgccttcaggcgagagtttggcggaacagatCGCTCTGAATACCTACATGAATCAGtatctaccaggcggtggttctctcaacccttctgtatggctccaagacatggacactatacaggaaacatctaagacttctttagcgcttccaccaaagatgcttgctctccatcatggacatacggtggcaagaccgcactacaaacagcgatgtccttgcgaacgccggtatagacagttacgctgggcagggcacgtttcccatatgggagacgaacgtatgccaaaggcagtcttttttggtggtcaacgtaacagaggcgccccactgaaacgcttcaaagaccagcttaggcgtcaactttccttggctgacataaaagagagcacctggttgatgcggcctcagaacgagacagctggagatcactcacgaaggccgcgggatacacatttgagaccaaaagaaagtctgctgccgaggacaaacgcagacggcgaaaaagaaaatataaatcgaccacctgcggacaatggttatgtttgccctggatgtggcaaaatatgtaggtctcagctgaggctgcgcagccacgggaaatattgcattcctcactaatcttcggactcgaagactagccttattattattactaagcataagtttgccatcaattataatagtataaaaattaatttagatttagatttattttttaatttaataattttttttgtaagccctaagtgtagtatttttaaatctatgttattaaaaataaataaaaaataaacttactttttcttttcaaatagcAGAAATAAGAGcattatacccatattgagctgtgaataagttgggtggctTGCAATTttgcggctgtgtgtatgtgttaatttcttttaagtattgttaaagaggtaattgtcgcgcctatcttttttttttctgcgttatatcatgttttctaacttaacctctctcatccctctttttggttcaatttcattggaaccatcaaaagacgaccagcaaaatgagtaggccaaacacaacctcgaagacatcaaagcagtccatgccgctcgtgcttAGCAGAAAggacggtctaacgttttgtaaatgataatacgtacagtgtatagtgtatttatttttatttatttttcttcataTTCTTGTTGACTTTCAAAccaaattaattgtaataagaattagaaaaaaaaaaacaacgtgttcgggcctttgtgtcttgctgctgtcacttttttttaagttgtctgcattgaatttttttttctttggtcgcgaccagacaggcccatttggtaccggcccaccgggcatttgcccgtttgcccatatagccagtccgcccctgagtaCGACTAAACAATGTGTATGTGTTCAATGTGTTCAATGTGTGCTTGTGTCTGGGACGTCTTCCGAGAATAGCATGTTCAATCGAGGccatttgttatagaaggcctcaacattgacctgcaacgtcacaacctgtggacagtttagaccaatagcatACCCATAGCTCATTGCCACGTAGTAcaaggtctgtacgacgtggcaacatGCTAATGGTCTAAACTGTCCACAGGTTGTGAAATTGCAGGTCAGTGCTCAGACTTTCTTCAATGATAGGTCTCAGTTCTAAGCGCTTTCTTTCAATACATTTTATCATAATGGTTTGATGCAGTGTTAGGGTTAACTACAGGCAACGTAAGCTATAGCTGAACAATTGTTTTGAAGAGAAAGGAAATTAATAAATGGCCTTATGTTGATTACATGGGGGCCTCCCATCTCAAATATCATATCTAAAGTCGGCACTGGAGCGTGGGCACCTGTCCTCAGCCCAGCTCAAATCAAATCTCAATTAAAAGATTTGAGCTCCAGCTCCCGCAACGCCTTTGCTAGGAGCCAAGTCACTCAGCCAAATATCTCAACAAACCTTTTGACACCCTGTCTGTTTTGTTTCAAAGACTTTAACTGAAAACAGATACACCCCAGTCTTGTAATTGCTGTAAACAGAAGCCATCTACAAAGAAATATCTTACTTTCAAATAAACAGAAATTTAATATACtgtggtggaataagtccgccgatcggttcgtttgcacttcccgatggggacgatggcctgcgactcctaggggtaaagtcttagagccaCAACGTGGTAAATATTTGGTTGATGTTATATAGGCACATAGACAGGCACAAGCAAAACGCAAAGCTTAACGATTTTGCGTAAGAACAAATGTTTAATAAAGCTtaattaagaagaaatacaatcaGCGGGTAAGGGGGGGATGTACAGAatgatttaggattttatgataacgtttaagataatatcatcactgggatGTTGCTCATAAAGATTCGTATATGGTTTGCTTATTCGTCTGTTTCTCACTTATCTGTTATGCAAGGTTCTCCTTCGGGTTGGATAAGTTGAAGCTCCGTTGTGTTGTAGCCAGTTGCTGGTGCCCTGCGGGTAGGCAGGCGCTAGTGTGAGGAATAtgaggatgccacgcggtgggcttactccTGCGGTAGTTGCAGACTGGTCCTGGGACTTCGGCCTGGAATGCCTTCGGTTCGGGTCGAGGGtgatgagtgactcaccctccgcactggtcagttctgtattGAGAAGGGACGCGTTTCGTCACATATACAAGCTTTTGTTGACTTGTTTTTACAGTAAACAGTATGGACTTCGAAATATCTCAGAAACATGGCGTTTAGTTAATAGGTGCATCTGTCTGACGTTAATAGACATGTTGTGTGTTTACGTAGATGTTTAGAAGAGAGGGGAGGATTTAGTAGGGGTGGAGGTTACAGGATTTCAGTTACGGTGGTTGTGAATCTCATAACAAACAGTTGGAAGATAATTCTTAATACTGACACTAATCAGGACTGAAATTCTTACAGAAGACATGCAGTGAGGACTACAACATAGCAGGAAATATCTGCTCAGATTCCTACATAATATATGCAGTGAGGACTACAACATAGCAGGAAATATTTGCTCAGATTCCTACATAATATATGCAGTGAGGACTACAACATAGCAGGAAATA
It encodes:
- the LOC106070393 gene encoding uncharacterized protein LOC106070393, which codes for METRLTLTAQFISDGRALVYDGERLERYVTEQKADYERAKKEEFERETARLEREERLKKEAKAEEERVKKEAKAEEKARLEREERVRKEAKAEEERLRREAKADEAARHEWEEKARREEHERWKERDAREELKRKDELELARLKEKSGPEAGAVVGQAVEIRQKSVLDRLDKNFQGMKEEDDLLAYLTHFEAVAARCKIESKEWALLLSYKLTTSLKNFMLRDSLFLSDKYEDVKTALLRHADINAETYRKRFHHVKPRQNDFRGYVTELRTALDNWCKMAEVGKTVEEIKDLFIKNRILESVSNEVYRQLVLNKLSTVENMLEVIEGFKVAGSDVAIRKEESVYVAAACCEPVIKQSPMVKRKVIVCFSCGEQGHKLAECHNEFVAQNNETDVEIVNPNDSIKDQDQRSRHR